Proteins found in one Alicyclobacillus cycloheptanicus genomic segment:
- a CDS encoding ABC transporter ATP-binding protein produces MDQPRLVLSGVSYLSILHHISATFSGGQVVGLIGPNGAGKSTLLRIAAGVLPASEGTVTLDGVNLSTLHPRDRARRLAYLPQHLPNDIPFTVRDFVEMGRYAHRSANAGVVDAALVQMNLTTFADAPMDTLSGGERARAGIARCLAQESRVLLLDEPIASLDLYYQVDILRQLRTLAQRGYLVVIAIHHLELAIRFCDQFLLLHCGYVRRQGTVTEVMTECALEEVFGIRAKTFHDPHTGVLRLSVLV; encoded by the coding sequence ATGGACCAGCCGAGGTTGGTGTTGTCCGGGGTGTCGTATCTCTCGATTCTTCACCACATCAGCGCCACCTTCAGCGGCGGGCAGGTCGTGGGCCTCATCGGCCCAAACGGCGCCGGCAAGTCCACACTCTTGCGGATTGCCGCTGGGGTGCTGCCGGCGAGCGAGGGCACGGTTACGCTGGACGGAGTGAATCTGTCCACCCTGCACCCGCGCGATCGTGCGAGGCGCCTCGCCTATCTGCCGCAGCACCTGCCCAATGACATCCCGTTTACGGTGCGGGACTTCGTCGAGATGGGGCGTTATGCGCATCGCAGCGCCAACGCTGGGGTGGTGGACGCCGCGCTCGTGCAGATGAACCTGACCACGTTTGCGGACGCGCCGATGGACACGCTGTCTGGAGGCGAACGGGCGCGCGCTGGCATTGCGCGCTGCCTGGCGCAGGAGAGCCGTGTCCTGCTGCTCGACGAACCGATTGCCAGCCTGGACTTGTATTACCAGGTGGACATCCTGCGGCAGCTGCGCACGCTGGCACAGCGAGGGTATTTGGTGGTCATCGCGATTCACCATCTGGAGCTGGCGATTCGCTTTTGTGACCAGTTCCTGTTGCTGCACTGCGGATACGTGCGCCGGCAGGGGACGGTGACCGAGGTGATGACCGAATGCGCGCTCGAAGAGGTGTTTGGGATTCGCGCGAAAACGTTTCATGACCCGCACACGGGCGTACTCCGCCTGAGTGTGTTGGTGTGA
- a CDS encoding FecCD family ABC transporter permease: MQDSVSASSSPLQPHGLRRRSPVVVLLLVVIAFLAAAAAEVAIGPIMIGPVKVVSQTLAYLHGSRSSDAVVMGAIRWPRMFGAAFVGAGLASTGAALQAVFRNPMADPGLIGVSSGGSLGAVIVIQLGLAAANQWWTPLGAFASGLLTVLLIYRIATVSGRTAIYSLLLAGVAVSSFCSAMVSLLMSLAPLNTMQEMLFWLMGGLDGVTWMSVLMVGTFAVIGFVVYGRYARALDILSIGEEQAEGVGVHLQRVKQVMFITAAFVVGACVSVSGVIAFVGLIVPHLMRIFIGPSHRWLLPASALGGAVLVLVSDLVARMAFLPIELNVGIITASLGAPFFLYLLRRRDTSMRRR; this comes from the coding sequence TTGCAGGATTCAGTCTCAGCTTCGTCTTCGCCGCTGCAGCCCCATGGACTGCGGCGCCGATCGCCGGTCGTCGTTCTGCTGCTGGTGGTCATCGCGTTTCTCGCGGCTGCGGCGGCGGAGGTCGCCATTGGGCCCATCATGATAGGCCCGGTCAAGGTGGTTTCACAGACCCTCGCGTACTTGCACGGGTCACGCTCGTCCGACGCCGTGGTGATGGGTGCCATCCGCTGGCCGCGGATGTTCGGCGCTGCCTTTGTTGGGGCGGGCCTCGCAAGCACGGGCGCGGCGCTTCAGGCGGTCTTCCGCAACCCGATGGCCGACCCGGGCCTCATCGGCGTCTCCAGCGGCGGCTCGCTCGGGGCGGTCATTGTGATTCAACTCGGTCTCGCCGCGGCCAATCAATGGTGGACCCCCCTTGGCGCATTTGCGTCGGGGCTGCTCACGGTGCTGCTCATCTATCGGATCGCGACCGTCAGCGGCCGCACGGCGATTTACTCGCTGCTCCTCGCCGGCGTCGCGGTCAGTTCCTTCTGTAGTGCCATGGTCAGTCTGCTGATGTCACTCGCGCCGCTCAATACGATGCAGGAGATGCTGTTCTGGCTGATGGGCGGCCTTGATGGCGTGACGTGGATGAGTGTCCTGATGGTGGGGACGTTTGCGGTCATCGGCTTTGTCGTCTACGGCCGATACGCGCGGGCGCTGGACATCCTGTCCATCGGCGAGGAACAGGCGGAAGGTGTAGGCGTCCACTTGCAGCGGGTGAAACAAGTCATGTTCATCACGGCGGCCTTCGTGGTGGGGGCGTGTGTGAGTGTGAGCGGCGTGATCGCGTTTGTCGGCCTCATCGTGCCGCACCTGATGCGCATCTTTATCGGCCCCAGCCACCGCTGGCTGCTGCCAGCTTCGGCGCTGGGGGGCGCTGTGCTGGTGCTGGTGTCCGACCTCGTGGCGCGGATGGCCTTCCTGCCCATCGAACTGAACGTCGGCATCATCACGGCGAGCCTGGGGGCGCCGTTTTTCCTGTACTTGCTGCGCCGGCGAGACACGTCGATGAGGAGGCGTTGA
- a CDS encoding LPXTG cell wall anchor domain-containing protein has product MAKRSGFLAAATGFAALGLILLVDSALHLVTAYADTTPPSIGEIDIDPRVHLSVTPVTFAGIAPGDSGAQTLTVKNDGKQDAMVSLTNVLSGALFQDNGTTGDEDGKLTLNGVTDDKSEDDSAGQRYAFDNHPLEIGYTIEVHGLNTSLAPIAEGPFTGKDSPETSPAFELKPGETATVTYTYALPLAAHNDYQGARGQMNIRVTSYWGNTACTSQCGSGNNSTSPPGGQNGTPPGGGTGAVSGGTNPVTGLPIGSIALEGLGLLSVGGAGLFASRRKK; this is encoded by the coding sequence ATGGCCAAGCGGTCGGGTTTCCTGGCTGCGGCAACGGGCTTTGCGGCGTTGGGGTTGATCTTGCTCGTGGACAGTGCGCTGCATTTGGTGACAGCGTATGCGGATACAACCCCGCCGAGCATTGGTGAAATCGACATTGACCCCCGTGTGCATCTGTCTGTGACCCCCGTCACATTCGCCGGGATCGCACCGGGTGACAGCGGCGCACAGACGCTGACGGTGAAAAACGACGGCAAACAGGACGCCATGGTTTCGCTGACGAACGTCCTGAGCGGGGCGCTGTTTCAGGACAATGGGACGACTGGCGATGAGGACGGGAAGTTGACCCTCAACGGTGTCACGGATGACAAATCGGAAGATGATTCGGCAGGGCAGCGCTATGCGTTTGACAATCATCCTCTGGAAATTGGTTACACGATTGAGGTTCATGGATTGAACACCAGTTTAGCGCCCATCGCGGAGGGCCCATTCACAGGGAAGGACTCGCCGGAAACGTCTCCGGCTTTCGAATTGAAACCCGGTGAGACAGCAACGGTGACGTATACCTATGCCCTTCCGCTGGCGGCGCACAACGACTATCAAGGGGCACGGGGTCAGATGAACATCCGGGTGACTTCTTACTGGGGCAATACCGCCTGTACAAGTCAATGTGGATCGGGGAACAACTCGACCTCCCCGCCTGGCGGTCAGAACGGGACGCCGCCTGGCGGCGGTACGGGGGCGGTTTCCGGCGGAACCAACCCGGTGACGGGCCTGCCCATCGGCTCCATCGCGCTGGAGGGGCTGGGGCTGCTTTCCGTCGGGGGAGCGGGCCTGTTCGCAAGCAGAAGGAAGAAGTAG
- a CDS encoding TasA family protein: MGLKTKVAMAMGTSAAGAAMVIGGTFALFTASASTTSDAFTAGTLKLNTSGQFFAGALNVNNLAPGDSIQGTFNITNTGSLTEWVGLEDTPVNVVNGHSYAANDAQHLGLFSSFNKSVDASAGTAGYADPGQNDPGSGNESIGWTFSPWPGHPTLDQSGDYTQDLHPATYSYMVTSNGQTLVAATTPSSTTDVNQQGQPANAFLLQPNQTATVTYTVTLPLAAHNDYQGLSGAVNVEVDAVQARNNWVTANSTADQTGDPNASAAGPWSWQPDVNN, encoded by the coding sequence ACGTTCGCGTTGTTCACCGCGTCGGCCAGTACGACAAGCGACGCGTTTACCGCAGGTACGTTGAAGTTGAATACGTCGGGGCAGTTCTTTGCAGGGGCGCTCAACGTGAACAATCTGGCGCCAGGAGACAGCATCCAGGGAACCTTCAACATCACCAATACAGGCTCTCTGACGGAGTGGGTGGGTCTGGAAGACACCCCTGTGAATGTGGTCAATGGCCATTCCTATGCCGCGAATGATGCGCAGCACCTGGGTCTCTTCTCGAGTTTCAACAAATCCGTCGACGCGTCTGCAGGGACTGCAGGCTACGCCGATCCGGGCCAGAACGACCCGGGGTCGGGCAACGAATCCATCGGTTGGACGTTCAGCCCGTGGCCCGGACATCCGACGCTTGATCAATCCGGCGATTACACTCAGGACCTCCACCCGGCCACCTACTCGTACATGGTGACGAGTAACGGACAGACGTTGGTCGCAGCGACGACGCCGTCCTCCACGACGGACGTGAATCAACAAGGACAACCGGCCAACGCGTTCCTGCTTCAGCCAAATCAGACCGCAACCGTCACGTACACGGTCACCTTGCCGCTGGCTGCGCACAACGACTATCAAGGCTTGTCAGGTGCCGTCAACGTCGAGGTGGACGCTGTACAGGCGCGCAACAACTGGGTGACGGCGAACTCCACTGCCGACCAGACGGGCGATCCCAACGCGTCCGCGGCGGGTCCGTGGTCTTGGCAGCCTGACGTGAACAACTGA